In Methylobacterium aquaticum, the following are encoded in one genomic region:
- a CDS encoding chorismate mutase — translation MTSTPPADLAALRADIDRIDSAMHDLLMERGRIIDRLIAVKKTSASGSAFRPGREASMMRMIAERHRGLLPLDTVEGIWRVIIATFTYVQAPFAVHADVSGGDAPMRDSARFHFGFTVPYRPHPSAAAVIAAVAASRGDLGVFRLDQGVTAGAWWRQLAGPGRPKVIARLPFIERPGHPAGTPVFCIAKPLDDPSAAQRDWVLYAARFERWRDDAAEAVAELGGEVVASAGIGGGLSQLLALPGSVTPEDARAALGEAGATPGEFEEIGSHAARFRVGEG, via the coding sequence ATGACGTCGACCCCGCCCGCCGACCTCGCCGCCCTTCGGGCCGACATCGACCGCATCGATTCGGCGATGCACGACCTCCTGATGGAGCGCGGCCGGATCATCGACCGGCTGATCGCCGTCAAGAAGACCTCGGCCTCCGGTTCCGCCTTCCGGCCCGGCCGCGAGGCCTCGATGATGCGGATGATCGCCGAGCGCCATCGGGGCCTGCTCCCCCTCGACACCGTGGAGGGGATCTGGCGCGTCATCATCGCGACCTTCACCTACGTGCAGGCGCCGTTCGCGGTCCATGCCGACGTCTCGGGCGGCGACGCGCCGATGCGCGATTCGGCCCGGTTCCATTTCGGCTTCACGGTGCCGTACCGGCCGCATCCGAGCGCCGCCGCGGTCATCGCGGCGGTCGCCGCCTCGCGCGGCGATCTCGGGGTGTTCCGCCTCGACCAGGGCGTGACGGCGGGCGCCTGGTGGCGCCAGCTCGCGGGGCCCGGCCGCCCGAAGGTGATTGCGCGCCTGCCCTTCATCGAGCGGCCCGGCCACCCGGCCGGCACCCCGGTCTTCTGCATCGCCAAGCCCCTCGACGACCCGAGTGCGGCCCAGCGCGACTGGGTGCTCTACGCCGCCCGGTTCGAGCGCTGGCGCGACGACGCGGCGGAAGCGGTGGCGGAACTGGGCGGCGAGGTGGTGGCGAGCGCCGGAATCGGCGGGGGCCTGAGCCAGCTCCTGGCTTTGCCCGGGAGCGTGACCCCGGAGGATGCGCGGGCGGCACTCGGGGAAGCGGGCGCGACGCCGGGGGAATTCGAGGAGATCGGCAGCCACGCGGCGCGGTTCCGCGTGGGGGAGGGGTAG
- the metX gene encoding homoserine O-acetyltransferase MetX: MATPLLKPGAESASQADEPTSPVARFGADAPLAMDAGVDLAPWQIAYQTAGTLNEARSNAVLVCHALTGDQHVANTHPVTGKGGWWDRLVGPGKPVDTDRYFVICANVVGSCMGTTGPASLDPATGRAYGLDFPLVTIRDMVRGQAMLLDRLGIKDLFLCIGGSMGGMQVLQWAASYPERVFAAMPIATGARHSAQNIAFHEVGRQAILADPNWHGGRYLDVGTRPAKGLGVARMGAHITYLSEPALHRKFGRRLQDRDAPTFSFDADFQIESYLRHQGITFVERFDANAYLYLTRAMDYFDLAADHGGVLANAFRGTRTRFCIMSFTSDWLFPTADSRAIVHALNAAAAPVAFVEVESDKGHDAFLLDEPAMISAAKGFIAAAARERGL, from the coding sequence ATGGCCACACCACTCCTGAAGCCCGGCGCCGAATCCGCCTCCCAGGCGGACGAGCCGACGAGCCCCGTCGCCCGGTTCGGAGCCGACGCGCCGCTGGCGATGGATGCGGGCGTGGACCTGGCGCCGTGGCAGATCGCCTACCAGACCGCCGGCACCCTCAACGAGGCCCGCAGCAACGCGGTGCTGGTCTGCCACGCGCTGACGGGCGACCAGCACGTCGCCAACACCCATCCGGTCACCGGCAAGGGCGGCTGGTGGGATCGCCTGGTCGGGCCCGGCAAGCCGGTCGACACCGACCGCTACTTCGTGATCTGCGCCAACGTGGTCGGGTCGTGCATGGGCACGACCGGCCCGGCCTCGCTCGATCCGGCGACCGGCCGGGCCTACGGGCTCGACTTCCCGCTGGTGACGATCCGCGACATGGTCCGCGGCCAGGCGATGCTGCTCGACCGGCTCGGCATCAAGGACCTGTTCCTGTGCATCGGCGGCTCGATGGGCGGGATGCAGGTGCTGCAATGGGCGGCGAGCTACCCCGAGCGGGTCTTCGCCGCGATGCCGATCGCCACGGGAGCCCGCCACTCGGCCCAGAACATCGCCTTCCACGAGGTCGGCCGGCAGGCGATCCTGGCCGATCCGAACTGGCATGGCGGGCGCTACCTCGATGTCGGCACGCGCCCCGCCAAGGGGCTCGGCGTCGCCCGGATGGGCGCCCACATCACCTACCTGTCGGAGCCGGCCCTCCACCGCAAGTTCGGCCGCCGGCTCCAGGACCGGGACGCCCCGACCTTCTCGTTCGACGCCGACTTCCAGATCGAGAGCTACCTGCGCCACCAGGGCATCACCTTCGTCGAGCGCTTCGACGCCAACGCCTACCTCTACCTCACCCGGGCGATGGACTATTTCGACCTCGCCGCCGACCATGGCGGCGTGCTGGCCAACGCCTTCCGGGGCACCAGGACGCGGTTCTGCATCATGTCCTTCACCTCCGACTGGCTGTTTCCGACCGCCGATTCGCGAGCGATCGTCCACGCGCTGAACGCCGCGGCGGCGCCGGTCGCCTTCGTCGAGGTCGAGAGCGACAAGGGCCACGACGCCTTCCTGCTCGACGAGCCGGCGATGATCTCGGCGGCCAAGGGCTTCATCGCGGCGGCAGCCCGGGAGCGCGGCCTGTGA
- the metW gene encoding methionine biosynthesis protein MetW, whose product MSTVTASLAPAILPQDATGSSRIDHLVMLNLVEPGSRVLDVGCGDGSLLALLRDRRGVDGRGIELSREGVNACLAHGLPVIQGDADTDLAAYPDDAFDYVILSQTIQATRQPKEVLEHLLRIGRHAIVSFPNFGHWRVRSELLLRGRMPMTDTLPDPWYATPNIHHCTIRDFVGLCRLVGARIERASALDASGHPMRFALPWWVWNLVGTQGVFLLRRG is encoded by the coding sequence GTGAGCACCGTCACCGCCTCCCTCGCCCCGGCGATCCTGCCCCAGGACGCCACCGGCTCCTCGCGCATCGACCACCTGGTGATGCTCAACCTCGTCGAGCCCGGCTCCCGGGTGCTCGACGTCGGCTGCGGCGACGGCTCGCTGCTCGCGCTCCTGCGCGACCGGCGCGGCGTCGACGGCCGCGGGATCGAATTGTCGCGCGAGGGCGTCAATGCCTGCCTCGCCCACGGCCTGCCGGTGATCCAGGGCGATGCCGACACCGACCTCGCGGCCTATCCGGACGACGCCTTCGACTACGTGATCCTGTCGCAGACGATCCAGGCGACGCGCCAGCCCAAGGAGGTCTTGGAGCACCTGCTGCGGATCGGCCGCCACGCGATCGTGTCGTTCCCGAATTTCGGCCATTGGCGGGTGCGCAGCGAGTTGCTGCTGCGCGGCCGGATGCCGATGACCGACACCCTGCCCGATCCCTGGTACGCCACCCCGAACATCCACCACTGCACCATCCGGGACTTCGTGGGCCTGTGCCGCCTCGTCGGCGCCCGGATCGAGCGCGCCTCGGCGCTCGACGCCTCGGGCCACCCGATGCGCTTCGCCCTGCCGTGGTGGGTGTGGAACCTCGTCGGCACGCAGGGGGTGTTCCTGCTGCGGCGGGGGTGA
- a CDS encoding type II toxin-antitoxin system HicB family antitoxin codes for MPRYIALIDGEPGGYGAAFPDCPGCTAMGATIDEAIAQAGEALREWIGDRLVAGLAAPEPRSADALLADPQEAEAVAEAVLVATVPLVLDEGRSVRVNLSLDAGALAMIDQAARERGVTRSAFLVSAARDKIMADG; via the coding sequence ATGCCCCGCTACATCGCCCTTATCGACGGCGAGCCCGGTGGTTACGGGGCCGCCTTTCCGGATTGCCCCGGCTGCACCGCCATGGGAGCGACGATCGACGAAGCCATCGCCCAGGCCGGGGAGGCGTTGCGCGAATGGATCGGCGACCGCCTCGTCGCCGGCCTCGCCGCGCCGGAGCCGCGCAGTGCCGACGCTCTCCTCGCCGACCCACAGGAGGCGGAAGCCGTGGCGGAGGCGGTCCTGGTCGCGACCGTGCCGCTCGTCCTCGATGAGGGCCGGTCCGTCCGGGTGAACCTCTCGCTCGATGCCGGCGCCCTCGCGATGATCGACCAGGCCGCCCGCGAGCGCGGGGTGACGCGCTCGGCATTCCTCGTCTCGGCGGCGCGGGACAAGATCATGGCCGACGGATAG
- a CDS encoding FUSC family protein has protein sequence MKPFPLRRGTLREPGPDLARLPMAPDLAGINVAEGLRAAVAFASIILIEWWLAWPPLLTMALAANLTCFCDIGGPIRPRLRALLAFAGIGGVVWGAFGVMEGYGPALVLPVALVVIFACTFARVWGVPAQTVGNVLVVVLCLALDRALTPHQGVVVAGMFWAGGLWAAFLALVLWRLHPYRPAHLAIGGVWRGLSRLARDLRRLSADPEGTDPAVWEAHARGHRRAVRDAIEAARTLVLDLARSRARLSERNARALIRLEAAEQLFGVMIALSDYLERATPAQRAEAARLLRLLPPMLKILSRAIRRDRPVDLGRIERALARARPASDADPAYRRMAERILDRVRIGAKLSGPEDLAGGGGLAGAPAPPWRETVLQPLRANLTWSSANLRHAVRATAVALPALAVTFWWPGPFTHWLTITVVLTMQPFYAATWQRALERIGGTVLGGLIGAVLAFYATSPPILAAMMVPLSVIGFAARGVSYGTFIACLTPLVVVLVELVEPGHSSWEIVGMRALFTVLGGAVAVLAGLLLWPLWEPGRVRDALRTALQTHARYAEAVVAERLGEGQPAATEAAARAAGLASNNLEAALSRALQEPMRRGRSRIEAAMVADATLRRMAGRLSILCHEPEPAGAEAEAWRAWRDWLSRALAATAAGDRLPPKPEGADSAAFGRIAAQVELLAGTLRRAGIGAREAGVPPGQEAPFKPGAP, from the coding sequence ATGAAACCCTTCCCCCTCCGCCGCGGCACCCTGCGCGAGCCGGGTCCCGATCTCGCCCGGCTGCCGATGGCGCCGGACCTCGCCGGCATCAACGTCGCCGAGGGCCTGCGGGCGGCGGTCGCCTTCGCGAGCATCATCCTCATCGAATGGTGGCTGGCCTGGCCGCCGCTCCTCACCATGGCGCTCGCCGCCAACCTCACCTGCTTCTGCGACATCGGCGGGCCGATCCGGCCGCGGCTGCGGGCGCTCCTCGCCTTTGCGGGGATCGGCGGCGTGGTCTGGGGCGCCTTCGGGGTGATGGAGGGCTACGGGCCCGCCCTGGTGCTGCCGGTGGCGCTCGTCGTCATCTTCGCCTGCACCTTCGCGCGGGTCTGGGGCGTGCCGGCCCAGACCGTCGGCAACGTGCTGGTGGTGGTGCTCTGCCTCGCCCTCGACCGGGCCCTGACGCCGCATCAGGGCGTCGTCGTCGCCGGGATGTTCTGGGCCGGCGGGCTCTGGGCCGCGTTCCTGGCCCTGGTGCTGTGGCGGCTCCATCCCTACCGGCCGGCCCATCTGGCGATCGGCGGCGTCTGGCGCGGCCTGTCGCGTCTCGCCCGCGACCTGCGCCGGCTCTCGGCCGACCCCGAGGGCACCGATCCCGCTGTGTGGGAGGCCCATGCGCGCGGCCATCGCCGGGCGGTGCGCGACGCCATCGAGGCCGCCCGCACCCTGGTGCTGGATCTGGCCCGCAGCCGCGCCCGGCTCTCCGAGCGCAACGCCCGGGCGCTGATCCGGCTGGAGGCGGCCGAGCAGCTGTTCGGGGTGATGATCGCCCTGTCGGATTACCTCGAGCGCGCCACCCCGGCGCAGCGGGCGGAGGCGGCCAGGCTCCTGCGCCTGCTGCCGCCGATGCTGAAGATCCTCAGTCGCGCGATCCGCCGCGACCGGCCGGTGGATCTCGGGCGCATCGAGCGGGCGCTCGCCCGGGCCAGGCCCGCCTCGGATGCCGATCCGGCCTATCGCCGGATGGCCGAGCGCATCCTCGACCGGGTCCGGATCGGCGCCAAGCTGTCGGGGCCGGAGGACCTGGCCGGCGGCGGCGGGCTCGCCGGGGCGCCGGCCCCGCCCTGGCGCGAGACCGTGCTGCAGCCGTTGCGCGCCAACCTCACCTGGTCGTCGGCCAACCTGCGCCACGCCGTGCGGGCGACCGCGGTGGCGCTGCCGGCGCTGGCCGTCACCTTCTGGTGGCCGGGCCCCTTCACCCACTGGCTCACCATCACGGTGGTGCTGACGATGCAGCCCTTCTACGCCGCCACCTGGCAGCGGGCGCTGGAGCGCATCGGCGGCACGGTGCTCGGTGGGCTGATCGGGGCGGTGCTCGCCTTCTACGCCACCTCGCCGCCGATCCTCGCCGCCATGATGGTGCCGCTCAGCGTCATCGGCTTCGCGGCCCGGGGCGTGAGCTACGGCACCTTCATCGCCTGCCTGACGCCGCTGGTCGTGGTGCTGGTGGAACTCGTCGAGCCCGGCCACTCGTCCTGGGAGATCGTCGGGATGCGGGCGCTGTTCACGGTTCTCGGCGGCGCGGTGGCGGTGCTGGCCGGCCTGCTGCTCTGGCCGCTCTGGGAGCCGGGCCGGGTGCGCGATGCGCTGCGCACCGCCCTCCAGACCCATGCCCGCTACGCCGAGGCCGTGGTGGCGGAGCGCCTGGGCGAAGGCCAGCCCGCCGCCACGGAGGCCGCCGCCCGGGCGGCGGGGCTCGCCAGCAACAACCTTGAAGCGGCGCTCTCCCGCGCCCTCCAGGAGCCGATGCGCCGCGGCCGTTCCCGCATCGAGGCCGCGATGGTCGCCGACGCCACGCTCCGCCGCATGGCCGGGCGACTGTCGATCCTGTGCCACGAGCCCGAGCCGGCGGGAGCGGAGGCCGAGGCATGGCGCGCCTGGCGGGATTGGCTCTCCCGGGCGCTCGCCGCGACGGCGGCCGGCGACAGGCTGCCGCCGAAGCCGGAGGGAGCGGATTCGGCGGCGTTCGGGCGTATCGCCGCGCAGGTCGAACTCCTGGCCGGGACGTTGCGGCGGGCGGGGATCGGTGCGCGGGAGGCCGGCGTGCCGCCCGGTCAGGAGGCGCCCTTCAAGCCCGGCGCGCCGTGA
- a CDS encoding polysaccharide deacetylase family protein, with amino-acid sequence MSDEARPHGRYAYSPLPRRPAYDWPGGKRLAVYVALNVECFDFGGGLGAELAPGGPQPDVLNYAWRDWGNRVGVFRLADLFDDLSLPASVLVNSRIYADCPGLMDVFRARGDEVVGHGRSNAERQGTLPEDDERALIAEATAILAREEGKPPAGWLGPWISQSRTTPDLLAEAGYRYLLDWCHDDQPTWFSTRNGGRILSVPYPQELNDIPSIVGRKDSGAQFAEMIVDTFEEMRTASEAAPLVMGIALHPYLVGQPHRLRPLRRALAHIAQHRDDVWITRSGDIADHAMALPEGLVAG; translated from the coding sequence ATGAGCGACGAGGCCCGCCCGCATGGGCGCTACGCCTACAGCCCCCTGCCGCGCCGCCCCGCCTATGACTGGCCCGGGGGGAAGCGGCTCGCGGTCTACGTCGCGCTGAACGTCGAGTGCTTCGATTTCGGCGGCGGGCTCGGGGCCGAGCTGGCGCCGGGCGGGCCACAGCCGGACGTGCTGAACTACGCCTGGCGCGACTGGGGCAACCGCGTCGGGGTGTTTCGCCTCGCCGACCTGTTCGACGACCTGTCCCTGCCGGCCTCGGTGCTGGTGAACAGCCGCATCTATGCCGACTGCCCGGGCCTGATGGACGTGTTCCGCGCCCGCGGCGACGAGGTCGTGGGGCACGGCCGCAGCAATGCCGAGCGCCAGGGCACCCTGCCCGAGGACGACGAGCGGGCGCTGATCGCCGAGGCCACCGCGATCCTGGCGCGCGAGGAGGGCAAGCCGCCGGCCGGCTGGCTCGGCCCCTGGATCTCGCAGAGCCGCACCACCCCCGACCTGCTCGCCGAGGCCGGCTACCGCTACCTCCTCGACTGGTGCCACGACGACCAGCCGACCTGGTTTTCCACCCGCAACGGCGGGCGCATCCTCTCGGTGCCCTATCCGCAGGAGCTGAACGACATTCCGTCGATCGTCGGGCGCAAGGATTCGGGTGCGCAATTCGCCGAGATGATCGTCGACACCTTCGAGGAGATGCGCACCGCCTCCGAGGCCGCCCCGCTGGTGATGGGCATCGCGCTCCACCCCTACCTCGTCGGCCAGCCGCACCGCCTGCGGCCCCTGCGCCGGGCGCTGGCGCACATCGCGCAACACCGGGACGACGTGTGGATCACCCGGTCCGGGGATATCGCCGATCACGCGATGGCGTTGCCGGAGGGTCTGGTGGCGGGCTGA
- a CDS encoding IlvD/Edd family dehydratase codes for MAQTPRPRIDASRLRSRLWFDNPDNPGMTALYLERYLNFGLTVGELRGGKPLIGIAQTGSDLSPCNRHHLELAKRVREGITAAGGVAFEFPCHPIQETGKRPTASLDRNLAYLSLVEVLYGYPLDGVVLLTGCDKTMPACLMAAATVNIPTISLNVGPMLNGWSRGERTGSGTVVWKARERHAAGDIDYQQFLDIVASSAPSDGHCNTMGTASTMNALAEALGMALPGSAAIPAPYRERGQAAYATGQRIVDMVWEDLKPSDILTREAFENAIVANTAIGGSTNAPIHINAIAKLIGVPLSCDDWERVGYDIPLLVNMQPAGQYLGEEYYRAGGLPAVMSELLEAGKLHADVLTCNGKTVAENCAGAHTWDRDVIKPYGEPMRERAGFLNLKGSLFDSAIMKTSVISREFYDRYLANPEDPYAFEGRVVVFDGPEDYHHRIDDPALEIDEHTVLIMRGAGPIGYPGAAEVVNMQPPGELIRRGVLSLPCIGDGRQSGTSGTPSILNASPEAAAGGGLALLQNGDRVRIDLNKRTADILLPEEEIRRRRDDLNARGGYPYPASQTPWQAIQRAMVDQLSEGMILKGSEAFQRIAQTHGVPRDNH; via the coding sequence ATGGCCCAGACGCCGCGCCCCCGCATCGACGCCAGCCGCCTGCGTTCGCGCCTCTGGTTCGACAACCCGGACAACCCGGGCATGACCGCGCTCTACCTCGAGCGCTACCTCAATTTCGGCCTGACCGTCGGCGAGCTGCGCGGCGGCAAGCCCCTGATCGGCATCGCCCAGACCGGCTCCGACCTGTCGCCCTGCAACCGCCACCACCTCGAACTCGCCAAGCGCGTGCGCGAGGGCATCACGGCGGCCGGCGGCGTGGCCTTCGAGTTCCCGTGCCACCCGATCCAGGAGACCGGCAAGCGGCCGACCGCCTCGCTCGACCGCAACCTCGCCTACCTGTCCCTCGTCGAGGTGCTGTACGGCTATCCCCTCGACGGCGTCGTGCTGCTCACCGGCTGCGACAAGACCATGCCGGCCTGCCTGATGGCGGCCGCCACCGTGAACATCCCGACGATCTCGCTGAACGTCGGCCCGATGCTGAACGGCTGGAGCCGCGGCGAGCGCACCGGCTCGGGCACCGTGGTGTGGAAGGCCCGCGAGCGCCATGCCGCCGGCGACATCGACTACCAGCAGTTCCTCGACATCGTGGCCTCCTCGGCGCCCTCTGACGGGCATTGCAACACGATGGGCACCGCCTCGACCATGAACGCGCTGGCGGAAGCGCTCGGCATGGCGCTGCCGGGCTCGGCGGCGATCCCCGCGCCCTACCGTGAGCGCGGCCAGGCGGCCTACGCCACCGGCCAGCGCATCGTCGACATGGTGTGGGAGGACCTGAAGCCCTCCGACATCCTGACCCGCGAGGCGTTCGAGAACGCGATTGTCGCCAACACCGCCATCGGCGGCTCGACCAACGCGCCGATCCACATCAACGCCATCGCCAAGCTGATCGGCGTGCCGCTCTCCTGCGACGACTGGGAGCGCGTCGGCTACGACATCCCGCTCCTCGTCAACATGCAGCCCGCCGGCCAGTATCTCGGTGAGGAATATTATCGCGCCGGCGGCCTGCCGGCGGTGATGTCGGAGCTGCTCGAGGCCGGCAAGCTCCACGCCGACGTGCTGACCTGCAACGGCAAGACCGTTGCTGAGAACTGCGCCGGTGCCCACACCTGGGACCGCGACGTCATCAAGCCCTATGGCGAGCCGATGCGCGAGCGCGCCGGCTTCCTCAACCTCAAGGGCTCGCTGTTCGATTCCGCGATCATGAAGACCAGCGTGATCAGCCGGGAGTTCTACGACCGCTACCTCGCCAACCCCGAGGATCCCTACGCCTTCGAGGGGCGTGTCGTGGTGTTCGACGGGCCGGAGGATTACCACCACCGCATCGACGATCCGGCGCTCGAGATCGACGAGCACACGGTGCTGATCATGCGCGGCGCCGGGCCGATCGGCTATCCGGGCGCGGCCGAGGTGGTGAACATGCAGCCCCCGGGCGAGCTGATCCGCCGCGGCGTGCTGTCGTTGCCCTGCATCGGCGACGGGCGCCAGTCCGGCACCTCGGGCACGCCCTCGATCCTGAACGCCTCGCCGGAGGCGGCGGCCGGCGGCGGCCTCGCCCTGCTCCAGAACGGCGACCGGGTCCGGATCGACCTCAACAAGCGCACCGCCGACATCCTGCTCCCCGAGGAGGAGATCCGGCGCCGCCGCGACGACCTCAACGCCCGGGGCGGCTACCCCTACCCGGCGAGCCAGACCCCCTGGCAGGCGATCCAGCGCGCGATGGTCGACCAGCTCTCCGAGGGCATGATCCTCAAGGGCTCCGAGGCCTTCCAGCGCATCGCCCAGACGCACGGGGTGCCGCGCGACAATCACTGA
- a CDS encoding pyridoxal phosphate-dependent aminotransferase, which translates to MPVIVPAFSRIGEENAFAVLARATALAQAGRDVINLGIGQPDMPTPPHVVEAAVKALQDGHHGYTPATGILPLREAVSRDLDRRLGVQVSPDSVMIVPGGKVTMFMAILMFGEPGAEILYPDPGFPIYRSMIEFTGATPVPVPIREANGFAFSAEETLSLITPRTRLLILNSPANPTGGVTPKAEIDKLVAGLAAHPDVTIMSDEIYGTMTYDGERHHTLLAYPEIRDRLIYLDGASKTYAMTGWRLGWSVWPAPLYDAARKLAVNSFSCVNAATQWAGIAALDGPQDCVAAMMAEFDRRRLLVVEGLNRLPGVSCITPKGAFYAFPNISETGWKAKALASALLEEAGVATIGGPDFGVHGEGYLRLSYANSAENISRALERIGAFLEGNRR; encoded by the coding sequence ATGCCCGTGATCGTCCCCGCCTTCTCGCGCATCGGGGAGGAGAACGCCTTCGCGGTCCTCGCCCGCGCCACGGCTCTCGCCCAGGCCGGCCGCGACGTGATCAATCTCGGCATCGGCCAGCCCGACATGCCGACCCCGCCCCACGTGGTCGAGGCGGCGGTGAAGGCCCTCCAGGACGGGCACCACGGCTACACCCCGGCGACCGGCATCCTGCCCCTGCGGGAAGCCGTGTCCCGCGACCTCGACCGGCGCCTCGGCGTCCAGGTCTCGCCCGACAGCGTGATGATCGTGCCCGGCGGCAAGGTCACCATGTTCATGGCGATCCTGATGTTCGGCGAGCCGGGCGCCGAGATCCTGTATCCGGATCCGGGCTTCCCGATTTACCGCTCGATGATCGAGTTCACCGGCGCGACGCCGGTGCCGGTGCCGATCCGCGAGGCGAACGGCTTCGCCTTCTCGGCCGAGGAGACGCTCTCGCTCATCACCCCGCGCACCCGCCTGCTGATCCTCAATTCCCCCGCCAATCCCACGGGCGGCGTGACCCCGAAGGCCGAGATCGACAAGCTCGTCGCCGGCCTCGCCGCGCATCCCGACGTGACGATCATGTCGGACGAGATCTACGGTACGATGACCTATGACGGCGAGCGCCACCACACGCTGCTCGCCTATCCGGAGATCCGCGACCGGCTGATCTACCTCGACGGCGCCTCCAAGACCTACGCGATGACCGGCTGGCGCCTCGGCTGGTCGGTCTGGCCGGCGCCGCTCTACGATGCCGCCCGCAAGCTCGCGGTGAACTCGTTCTCCTGCGTCAACGCCGCGACGCAATGGGCGGGCATCGCGGCCCTCGACGGGCCGCAGGATTGCGTCGCCGCCATGATGGCCGAGTTCGACCGCCGCCGCCTCCTCGTGGTCGAGGGGCTGAACCGCCTGCCGGGCGTGTCCTGCATCACCCCCAAGGGCGCCTTCTACGCCTTCCCGAACATCTCCGAGACCGGCTGGAAGGCCAAGGCCCTGGCCTCGGCGCTGCTGGAGGAGGCCGGCGTCGCGACGATCGGCGGGCCGGATTTCGGCGTGCATGGCGAGGGCTACCTGCGCCTGTCCTACGCGAACTCGGCGGAGAATATTTCCCGGGCGCTGGAGCGAATCGGGGCGTTCCTGGAGGGGAACCGGCGCTGA
- a CDS encoding DUF3237 domain-containing protein has product MDTPLPLRTEFLFRIALTVGAPQAIGPSRGTELRVVPVTGGTVSGPRLEAEVLPGPAGDWLRVESDGTTHLDVRLTLRASGSGLVYCQYTGLRAGPPEVLARLGRGEAVAPEAYYFRTALRFETGAEDLAWLNRIVAVGVGQRLPEGPVYDVYGVM; this is encoded by the coding sequence TTGGATACGCCGCTGCCGCTCCGCACCGAGTTCCTGTTCCGCATCGCGCTCACGGTCGGGGCGCCGCAGGCGATCGGCCCCTCCCGCGGCACCGAGCTGCGGGTCGTGCCGGTGACCGGCGGCACCGTCTCGGGCCCGCGCCTCGAGGCTGAGGTTCTGCCCGGCCCGGCCGGCGACTGGCTGCGGGTCGAGTCTGATGGCACCACGCATCTCGACGTGCGCCTGACGCTTCGGGCGTCGGGCAGCGGCCTCGTCTACTGCCAGTATACCGGCCTGCGCGCCGGCCCGCCGGAGGTGCTGGCCCGCCTGGGTCGTGGTGAGGCGGTGGCGCCGGAGGCGTATTACTTCCGCACGGCGTTGCGCTTCGAGACCGGGGCGGAGGATCTGGCCTGGCTCAACCGGATCGTCGCGGTGGGGGTAGGGCAGCGGCTGCCGGAGGGGCCGGTTTACGATGTGTATGGGGTGATGTGA
- a CDS encoding DUF1206 domain-containing protein, translating into MQSDGRQALELLARLGYGARGVTYCLVGGLALLAAIGIGGQTGGSRSALLILLERPFGWILLGIVAFGLAAFALWRVVEAITDADGYGRSAKGLATRAGHLVSGVTYGGLGFSMMLAALGRGTARQAEDQGARDWTAWLLQQPFGQWLVGAVGLIVIGAGLAFAWKAWKGDVCKRLSVPHDARDWVRHVGRFGYAARALTFGLIGGFLIAAAIASRSSEVKGLGGALQALRGEPYGWVLLGLTAAGLAAFGVFGLVQARYRHIDPPDLDAARRAVEDIAR; encoded by the coding sequence ATGCAATCCGACGGCCGGCAAGCCCTCGAACTGCTCGCCCGCCTCGGCTACGGCGCCCGCGGCGTCACCTATTGCCTCGTCGGCGGCCTCGCCCTGCTGGCGGCGATCGGCATCGGCGGCCAGACCGGGGGCAGCCGCAGCGCGCTCCTGATCCTGCTGGAGCGGCCCTTCGGCTGGATCCTGCTCGGGATCGTCGCCTTCGGCCTCGCCGCCTTCGCGCTCTGGCGGGTGGTCGAGGCCATCACCGATGCCGACGGCTACGGGCGCTCGGCCAAGGGGCTGGCGACCCGGGCCGGCCACCTCGTCAGCGGCGTCACCTATGGCGGCCTCGGATTCTCGATGATGCTGGCGGCGCTCGGCCGCGGCACCGCCCGCCAGGCCGAGGACCAGGGGGCGCGGGACTGGACCGCCTGGCTGCTGCAGCAGCCCTTCGGCCAGTGGCTCGTCGGCGCCGTCGGGCTGATCGTGATCGGCGCCGGCCTCGCCTTCGCGTGGAAGGCCTGGAAGGGCGACGTGTGCAAGCGCCTCTCCGTGCCGCACGACGCCCGCGACTGGGTGCGCCATGTCGGCCGCTTCGGCTATGCCGCGCGGGCGCTCACCTTCGGGCTGATCGGCGGCTTCCTGATCGCGGCGGCGATTGCCAGCCGGTCGAGCGAGGTCAAGGGCCTCGGCGGCGCGCTGCAAGCCCTGCGGGGCGAGCCCTATGGCTGGGTGCTGCTCGGCCTCACGGCGGCGGGGCTCGCCGCCTTCGGGGTGTTCGGCCTCGTCCAGGCCCGCTACCGCCACATCGACCCGCCGGACCTCGACGCGGCGCGCCGCGCCGTGGAGGATATCGCGCGATAA